In a genomic window of Scyliorhinus torazame isolate Kashiwa2021f chromosome 5, sScyTor2.1, whole genome shotgun sequence:
- the LOC140418732 gene encoding uncharacterized protein — MGDCGKGFKAPSKVETHRRSHTGERSFTCSQCGKGFSDSSTLRTHQRVHTGERPFTCSQCGKGFTQLSTLRRHQRVHTGVRPFCSQCGKGFSDSSNLRTHQRVHTGETPFTCSQCGKGFTRVSKLQTHQRVHTGERPFTCSQCGKGFSDSSNLQSHHRVHSGERPFTCSQCGKGFTQLPNLQTHQRVHTGERPFTCSQCGKGFTQLSTMQRHQRVHIGERPFTCSQCGKGFIDSSNLRKHQRVHTGERPSTCS; from the coding sequence atgggggactgtggaaagggattcaaagccccatcaaaggtggaaactcatcgacgtagtcacactggggagaggtcattcacctgctctcagtgtgggaagggattcagtgattcatccaccctgcggacacaccagcgagttcacactggggagaggccgttcacctgctctcagtgtgggaaaggattcactcagttatccaccctgcggagacaccagcgagttcacactggggtgaggccgttctgctctcagtgtgggaagggattcagtgattcatccaacctgcggacacaccagcgagttcacactggggagacgccattcacctgctctcagtgtgggaaaggatttactcgagtatccaaactacagacacatcagcgagttcacactggggagaggccattcacctgctctcagtgtgggaagggattcagtgattcatccaacctgcagtcacaccaccgggttcacagtggggagaggccattcacctgctctcagtgtgggaagggatttactcaattacccaacctgcagacacaccagcgagttcacactggggagaggccattcacctgctctcagtgtgggaagggatttactcaattatccaccatgcagagacaccagcgagttcacattggggagaggccattcacctgctcccaatgtgggaagggatttattgattcctccaacctgcggaaacatcagcgagttcacactggggagaggccatccacgtgctcttag
- the LOC140418716 gene encoding uncharacterized protein isoform X3, which translates to MRSISNGDGERLLLCIHNLVLEEDLQTGTLSKLLHHNVTASLDSSGSEHYRPLNASVCISVSQGVRRGGFAVGKLKTNITSGSEYHRILHMQENSNASSAEKCGDCEQGFRSLSELETHQPSHTGERLFTCPECGKGFTWSSNLLRHQRVHSGETPFTCPECGKEFTRSSGLQQNQRVHTRERPFTCSKCGKGFTDSSTLLKYQQVHTDERPFKCVDCERCYKSSFNLMRHERAHTDERPFRCSDYGTGFRQSSELIVHQRIHTGERPFTCSKCGKGFSDSSTLLKHLQVHTEARPFQCTDCGKCYKSPVDLMHHQLGLTDETPFRCSHCGTGFRQSPQLAVHQRIHTRERPFTCFECGKGFTQSSTLQRHQRVHTGERPFPCFVCGKRFTRLSILTSHQCVCK; encoded by the exons atgcgcagtatcAGTAATGGCGATGGAGAGCGGCTTCTTCTTTGCATCCATAATTT GGTATTAGAAGAGGATTTACAGACCGGAACCTTGAGCAAACTCTTACATCACAATGTGACAgcttcactcgattcatcaggaagTGAACATTATCGTCCTTTGAACGCAAGTGTTTGCATTTCAG tttcacagggtgttcgaaggggaggatttgcagttgggaaactgaaaacaaacatcacatcaggatctgaatatcatcggatttTGCACATGCAAGAAAATAGCAATGCTAGCAGTGCggagaaatgtggggactgtgagcaGGGATTCAGATCCCTGTCGGAACTGGAAACCCATCAgcccagtcacactggggagagactgttcacctgcccagagtgtgggaagggattcacctggtcatccaatctgctgagacaccagcgagttcatagtggggagactccattcacctgcccagagtgtgggaaggaattcactcgatcatcagggcTGCAACaaaaccagcgggttcacactagggagaggccattcacctgctccaagtgtggaaagggatttactgaTTCTTCCACTCTGTTGAAATACCAGCAGGTTCACacggatgagagaccttttaaatgtgtagACTGTGAGAGGTGCTATAAAAGTTCCTTCAACCTAATGCGTCATGAGCGagctcacactgatgagagaccgttcaggtgctcggaCTATGGAACTGGGTTCAGGCAGTCATCGGAACTCATtgtacaccagcggattcacactggggagaggccattcacctgctccaagtgtggaaagggattcagcgattcatccaccctgctgaaacaCCTGCAGGTTCACACTGAAGCAAGACCATTTCAATGCactgactgtgggaagtgctataaaagtcctGTGGACCTGATGCACCATCAGCTTGGTCTCACTGATGAGacaccattcaggtgctctcactgtgggacagggtTCAGGCAATCACCTCAACTGgctgtacaccagcgaattcacaccagggagaggccattcacctgcttcgagtgtgggaaaggattcactcagtcatccactctgcaaagacaccagcgagttcacactggggagagaccgttcccctgcttcgtgtgtgggaagagattcactcggttgtccATTCTCACAAGTCACCAGTGTGTTTGCAAATAA
- the LOC140418716 gene encoding uncharacterized protein isoform X1, whose translation MMWRCRRWTGDIGSGGLDDRKLKPNITSKFDSHSIQVLEEDLQTGTLSKLLHHNVTASLDSSGSEHYRPLNASVCISVSQGVRRGGFAVGKLKTNITSGSEYHRILHMQENSNASSAEKCGDCEQGFRSLSELETHQPSHTGERLFTCPECGKGFTWSSNLLRHQRVHSGETPFTCPECGKEFTRSSGLQQNQRVHTRERPFTCSKCGKGFTDSSTLLKYQQVHTDERPFKCVDCERCYKSSFNLMRHERAHTDERPFRCSDYGTGFRQSSELIVHQRIHTGERPFTCSKCGKGFSDSSTLLKHLQVHTEARPFQCTDCGKCYKSPVDLMHHQLGLTDETPFRCSHCGTGFRQSPQLAVHQRIHTRERPFTCFECGKGFTQSSTLQRHQRVHTGERPFPCFVCGKRFTRLSILTSHQCVCK comes from the exons atgatgtggagatgccggcgttggactggg gatattggaagtggaggattggatgacagaaaactcaaaccaaacatcacatcgaaatttgacagtcactcaattca GGTATTAGAAGAGGATTTACAGACCGGAACCTTGAGCAAACTCTTACATCACAATGTGACAgcttcactcgattcatcaggaagTGAACATTATCGTCCTTTGAACGCAAGTGTTTGCATTTCAG tttcacagggtgttcgaaggggaggatttgcagttgggaaactgaaaacaaacatcacatcaggatctgaatatcatcggatttTGCACATGCAAGAAAATAGCAATGCTAGCAGTGCggagaaatgtggggactgtgagcaGGGATTCAGATCCCTGTCGGAACTGGAAACCCATCAgcccagtcacactggggagagactgttcacctgcccagagtgtgggaagggattcacctggtcatccaatctgctgagacaccagcgagttcatagtggggagactccattcacctgcccagagtgtgggaaggaattcactcgatcatcagggcTGCAACaaaaccagcgggttcacactagggagaggccattcacctgctccaagtgtggaaagggatttactgaTTCTTCCACTCTGTTGAAATACCAGCAGGTTCACacggatgagagaccttttaaatgtgtagACTGTGAGAGGTGCTATAAAAGTTCCTTCAACCTAATGCGTCATGAGCGagctcacactgatgagagaccgttcaggtgctcggaCTATGGAACTGGGTTCAGGCAGTCATCGGAACTCATtgtacaccagcggattcacactggggagaggccattcacctgctccaagtgtggaaagggattcagcgattcatccaccctgctgaaacaCCTGCAGGTTCACACTGAAGCAAGACCATTTCAATGCactgactgtgggaagtgctataaaagtcctGTGGACCTGATGCACCATCAGCTTGGTCTCACTGATGAGacaccattcaggtgctctcactgtgggacagggtTCAGGCAATCACCTCAACTGgctgtacaccagcgaattcacaccagggagaggccattcacctgcttcgagtgtgggaaaggattcactcagtcatccactctgcaaagacaccagcgagttcacactggggagagaccgttcccctgcttcgtgtgtgggaagagattcactcggttgtccATTCTCACAAGTCACCAGTGTGTTTGCAAATAA
- the LOC140418716 gene encoding uncharacterized protein isoform X2, producing MQMDIGSGGLDDRKLKPNITSKFDSHSIQVLEEDLQTGTLSKLLHHNVTASLDSSGSEHYRPLNASVCISVSQGVRRGGFAVGKLKTNITSGSEYHRILHMQENSNASSAEKCGDCEQGFRSLSELETHQPSHTGERLFTCPECGKGFTWSSNLLRHQRVHSGETPFTCPECGKEFTRSSGLQQNQRVHTRERPFTCSKCGKGFTDSSTLLKYQQVHTDERPFKCVDCERCYKSSFNLMRHERAHTDERPFRCSDYGTGFRQSSELIVHQRIHTGERPFTCSKCGKGFSDSSTLLKHLQVHTEARPFQCTDCGKCYKSPVDLMHHQLGLTDETPFRCSHCGTGFRQSPQLAVHQRIHTRERPFTCFECGKGFTQSSTLQRHQRVHTGERPFPCFVCGKRFTRLSILTSHQCVCK from the exons ATGCAGATG gatattggaagtggaggattggatgacagaaaactcaaaccaaacatcacatcgaaatttgacagtcactcaattca GGTATTAGAAGAGGATTTACAGACCGGAACCTTGAGCAAACTCTTACATCACAATGTGACAgcttcactcgattcatcaggaagTGAACATTATCGTCCTTTGAACGCAAGTGTTTGCATTTCAG tttcacagggtgttcgaaggggaggatttgcagttgggaaactgaaaacaaacatcacatcaggatctgaatatcatcggatttTGCACATGCAAGAAAATAGCAATGCTAGCAGTGCggagaaatgtggggactgtgagcaGGGATTCAGATCCCTGTCGGAACTGGAAACCCATCAgcccagtcacactggggagagactgttcacctgcccagagtgtgggaagggattcacctggtcatccaatctgctgagacaccagcgagttcatagtggggagactccattcacctgcccagagtgtgggaaggaattcactcgatcatcagggcTGCAACaaaaccagcgggttcacactagggagaggccattcacctgctccaagtgtggaaagggatttactgaTTCTTCCACTCTGTTGAAATACCAGCAGGTTCACacggatgagagaccttttaaatgtgtagACTGTGAGAGGTGCTATAAAAGTTCCTTCAACCTAATGCGTCATGAGCGagctcacactgatgagagaccgttcaggtgctcggaCTATGGAACTGGGTTCAGGCAGTCATCGGAACTCATtgtacaccagcggattcacactggggagaggccattcacctgctccaagtgtggaaagggattcagcgattcatccaccctgctgaaacaCCTGCAGGTTCACACTGAAGCAAGACCATTTCAATGCactgactgtgggaagtgctataaaagtcctGTGGACCTGATGCACCATCAGCTTGGTCTCACTGATGAGacaccattcaggtgctctcactgtgggacagggtTCAGGCAATCACCTCAACTGgctgtacaccagcgaattcacaccagggagaggccattcacctgcttcgagtgtgggaaaggattcactcagtcatccactctgcaaagacaccagcgagttcacactggggagagaccgttcccctgcttcgtgtgtgggaagagattcactcggttgtccATTCTCACAAGTCACCAGTGTGTTTGCAAATAA